The following DNA comes from Blastocatellia bacterium.
ACTTTTGACATCATTGACCCAATGATTGCCGAAGGTAAACTACCTAATCTGCGAGAATTAATTACTCAAGGTGTTAGCGGCCCGCTTCGCTCAACACTTCATCCAAATAGCTTTCCTGGCTGGTCAAGTTGCACTACTGGAACATCTGAAGGAATGCATGGGGTTTACTCACCTTTTATTAAACAGCCTGGTGCTTATGAATTTCGCGCAATGAGCGCGTTAGATATTCAAACAAAAACCGTTTGGGAAATACTTTCTGAACGTCGTCGCAATGTAGGCGTGGTCAACGTTCCTACAACTTATCCAGTTGTCCCGGTAGAAGGTTTTTTAGTTACAGGAATGCTTACCCCAACTTTGCAGTCAAATTTTACACATCCAACAGAGCTAAAAAGCGAATTATTAAAAACAATTCCAGATTACATAATTGAACCTAAGCGAAATACTGATAAAGTAGAAAAAGCTGCTGAATTTCGCCTCTGCCTAGATGCTCGTCAACGAGCCTTAGATTTTCTGTTGCCAAAATATGACTGGGATTTTCTAATGATGGTTTACTCGATTTTAGACCGAACTCAGCATGATTTTTGGGCTGATATGGACAGAACACACCATAAACATGAGGCAAAAACCGAGTTTAAGAATTTTATTTATGAAATGTATGAAAAGGCAGATGTAGCTGTTGGGCGACTGCTAAAACATATTCCAGAAGGCACACCGATTTTAGTTTGTTCTGATCATGGTTTTTGTGCTTCACATTATGAAATTCGCCTTAATGAATGGCTACGTGAACAAGGTTGGCTTGCTTATCAAGATGGGTTTGCTTGGAAAGCAAAACAAAAGCTAGCTAGCTTAAAAGAAAAAGTAGAAAATCGAATTAAAGTAGCTGCTCCAGCCGGGTGGGACAATGCTTTAGATAAAAAAGCTTTGCGGGGAAAAGCAATTTTTGAAGAAATAGATTGGTCAAAAACTAAAGTCTTCTTTGGTCAAGATCGAGGTGTTTGGATTAATTTGCAGGGGAGAGAAGCAACCGGAATTGTCCCACAAAAGGATTACCTGCCGCTTTTGCAAGAGGTAAAAACAAAGCTAAAACAGCTTAAGTCACCTTTTGATAACCTACCAGCTTTTGAGCAAGTTTTGACTAGAGAGGAAGCTTTTCAAGGTCGCTACTCTGAACTACTTCCAGATTTAGTTTTAATTACTCGTGATTCAAGTTATGTACCGTTAGAAGGTCGTAGCCAACAAGGAACTTTTATTGCTTCTAGCACCACTTCAGGCGCACATGCTCCTTATGGAATTTTTATAGCCTGTGGAGAGGGATTTCATAAAGGGTTAAAAATAGAAAATGCTCATTTGAGAGACATTGCACCTACCGCGCTTTATGCAATGGATGAAGCATTAACAGAGGACATGGACGGACGAGTTTTGCAAGAAGCCTTTTTACCTGAAGTTTCAATGTCTCGCCCTATTCGCCGCCAAGGGAGTTCATACCGAGATGGTGTTAGCTCAAATGCTTTTGAAGATGGCGAAGAGGAAGAAATTAAAGAACGAATGCGGGCATTAGGCTATATTAGTTAATATAATAGTCTACTAATAACTACATAATCCAAAATAAAATCTATTTTTTAGAGGATCTACAGCAAAGCGTAGATGTTCAAGAAAAGTTTTAAGCCCTAGGACGGTTGGATAATTTGCCCAAACTTCTTTATCTATATTTTGTGGAACAAAAACAGACGACTCTATAGATAAATTTTCTCCTTCCTGAGCAAGCAGAGTTATTGATAGACGGTGTAAATCCCCTAATATTTTGTTACCTCGGATGTTATATTTTATTTCCTGTATTGCAGCAGATGAATTTATTGCTATTGCATCTGCTACTTCTGGCGAACAAACAACATAAGGCGAGGCTGTATCAATAAAAGCTGAGGTGCGAAAGCTTTCAATTTCTATAGGAATCATAATGCGTTCTGTAGAATCTGAGCCTGTTGCAGGTCTATAGTCGTAAGGTGTCCAAGCCCTTGTAAAAGGCGTTCCATCTGCAAAGGAAAGAGCCATCAATGTACCTTTGTAAAGTAAATGTTTTTATGCTCAGAAAATTTTAAGGTAAGTGTTTTAAGAGATTTAGATGCTTCTAGTAGCAAGCCATTTTTTAAGGCTACCCATTGACCTTTATATTTTTGTCTATTGTTTATTATCCATTTAGAATTAGCTTCTAAATCAGAATTAGCTATTTGATTTTTAGAGATAAGGACAGGATTTTTAAGGATAAAAGCAAATTTTTCTAATTCTAGGTTTTGAGGATATAACTTAGCACCTAGAAGTGAAAGTTTTTGAGCAGCAAAAACAGCCTCAACTTCTAATGCAAGGCGGATGACATAAATAAAATGCTTGGCAGGGTGTTTTGTCCAGTCTATTTTATTTATTTCTTTTACAAAAAGACCAATATTTCCAGATTTTGTTAAATTCTCCAAATAAACTATTTTGTCAAAATAGCTGCTATCAGTGCTGTCATTATAAGTTGGATGGAAAGATTGCTCATAAGATAAACTATTATTGGATAGAAAGTTATTTATCCAATCTATTTTATTTGCATTTTTTAGAAAAAGCTTAATGTTTCCTACAGTTTCTTGATAAACTGCTTGATCAAAATAATTATTCCAATATATTGAAAACAATAGCTTATCATAAGATAAGTTATTGTTAGATAAGAAGTTATTTGAAATAGGATCTAATCTATTTTTGTTAGTATTTTTAAGATTAGATTGTATAGGGATAAGATTAAAAGTTTGATACATAAACAATCTCCTTTTAAGATTAAAAATT
Coding sequences within:
- a CDS encoding alkaline phosphatase family protein, with amino-acid sequence MSKNPKKQAVIIGLDGATFDIIDPMIAEGKLPNLRELITQGVSGPLRSTLHPNSFPGWSSCTTGTSEGMHGVYSPFIKQPGAYEFRAMSALDIQTKTVWEILSERRRNVGVVNVPTTYPVVPVEGFLVTGMLTPTLQSNFTHPTELKSELLKTIPDYIIEPKRNTDKVEKAAEFRLCLDARQRALDFLLPKYDWDFLMMVYSILDRTQHDFWADMDRTHHKHEAKTEFKNFIYEMYEKADVAVGRLLKHIPEGTPILVCSDHGFCASHYEIRLNEWLREQGWLAYQDGFAWKAKQKLASLKEKVENRIKVAAPAGWDNALDKKALRGKAIFEEIDWSKTKVFFGQDRGVWINLQGREATGIVPQKDYLPLLQEVKTKLKQLKSPFDNLPAFEQVLTREEAFQGRYSELLPDLVLITRDSSYVPLEGRSQQGTFIASSTTSGAHAPYGIFIACGEGFHKGLKIENAHLRDIAPTALYAMDEALTEDMDGRVLQEAFLPEVSMSRPIRRQGSSYRDGVSSNAFEDGEEEEIKERMRALGYIS